In Bacillus sp. KH172YL63, one genomic interval encodes:
- the glpK gene encoding glycerol kinase GlpK: METYILSLDQGTTSSRAILFNKKGEIVHSAQKEFTQHFPKPGWVEHNANEIWGSILAVIASVLSETSIKPEQIEGIGITNQRETTVVWDKETGEPVYNAIVWQSRQTAGICDELKGQGLHDTFRDKTGLLIDAYFSGTKVKWILDNIEGAREKADAGKLLFGTIDTWLIWKMSGGASHVTDYSNASRTLMYNIHELKWDEELLDILGVPASMLPEVRPSSEVYGKTVPYHFFGREIPIAGAAGDQQAALFGQACYEEGMAKNTYGTGCFMLMNTGEKAVKSENGLLTTLAWGIDGKVEYALEGSIFVAGSAIQWLRDGLRMLKDAKDSQSYAERVDSTDGVYVVPAFVGLGTPYWDSDVRGAVFGLTRGTSKEHFVRATLESLAYQTKDVLTAMEADSGISLKTLRVDGGAVKNDFLMQFQSDLLSVPVERPEVNETTALGAAYLAGLAVGFWEDRKEISQQWNKDKQFEPEMAEDTREELYSGWKKAVKAAMAFK; the protein is encoded by the coding sequence AAATCTGGGGTTCCATTTTGGCGGTTATTGCAAGCGTTTTATCTGAGACAAGCATAAAGCCGGAACAAATTGAAGGAATCGGCATCACCAACCAGCGTGAAACGACAGTTGTATGGGATAAAGAGACAGGTGAGCCGGTTTACAATGCAATCGTTTGGCAATCAAGGCAGACTGCCGGTATCTGTGATGAATTAAAAGGCCAGGGACTTCATGATACATTCAGGGATAAAACAGGTTTATTGATTGATGCATACTTTTCAGGGACGAAAGTGAAATGGATCCTTGATAATATTGAAGGCGCAAGGGAAAAGGCGGACGCAGGCAAATTATTGTTCGGGACAATTGATACTTGGTTGATCTGGAAAATGTCAGGCGGGGCTTCCCATGTGACAGATTACTCCAATGCGTCCCGTACGCTGATGTATAACATCCATGAGCTGAAATGGGATGAAGAGCTTCTTGACATCCTCGGGGTGCCTGCAAGCATGCTTCCGGAGGTCCGTCCCTCATCAGAAGTTTATGGGAAGACGGTTCCGTATCATTTCTTCGGAAGAGAGATTCCGATTGCCGGAGCGGCAGGGGATCAGCAGGCCGCCTTGTTTGGACAGGCCTGTTATGAAGAGGGGATGGCAAAGAATACGTATGGAACGGGCTGTTTCATGTTGATGAACACCGGTGAAAAAGCCGTAAAGTCTGAGAACGGTTTACTGACGACTCTGGCATGGGGGATCGACGGTAAAGTGGAATATGCCCTTGAAGGAAGCATCTTCGTTGCCGGTTCTGCCATCCAGTGGCTCCGTGACGGTCTCCGGATGCTGAAGGATGCCAAAGACAGTCAAAGCTATGCGGAAAGAGTCGACTCTACAGACGGTGTATATGTTGTCCCGGCATTCGTCGGCCTTGGGACCCCTTACTGGGACAGTGATGTACGGGGAGCAGTATTCGGTTTGACGAGGGGGACGTCGAAAGAACATTTTGTAAGGGCGACGCTTGAATCACTCGCGTATCAAACGAAGGATGTGCTGACGGCAATGGAAGCTGATTCAGGCATTTCCCTCAAGACATTGAGGGTGGACGGAGGAGCAGTGAAAAATGATTTCCTGATGCAGTTCCAAAGCGATCTGCTCTCTGTACCCGTGGAGCGTCCTGAAGTAAATGAAACGACTGCACTTGGCGCGGCCTATTTAGCTGGACTTGCCGTCGGTTTCTGGGAAGACCGTAAAGAAATTTCCCAACAGTGGAACAAAGATAAACAATTTGAGCCGGAAATGGCAGAAGACACTCGTGAAGAGTTATACAGCGGCTGGAAAAAAGCAGTGAAAGCTGCAATGGCGTTTAAATAA
- a CDS encoding glycerol-3-phosphate dehydrogenase/oxidase: protein MTFSSTARQEVKHTLSQTQFDLIIIGGGITGAGIALDASKRGMKVALVEMQDFAAGTSSRSTKLVHGGLRYLKQFEVKMVAEVGKEREIVYENGPHVTTPEWMLLPLHKGGSFGSFSTSIGLKVYDYLAGVKKSERRSMLSASETLSKEPLVKKEGLKGGGYYVEYRTDDARLTIEVMKEAVAHGATVLNYTKSQRFLYSDRKVVGIEAEDLVSGETIEIRGSKIVNAAGPWVDDVRGKDYSTNDKQLRLTKGVHLVIDQSKFPLKQAVYFDTPDGRMVFAIPREGKAYVGTTDTVFEQDKSAPHMTSEDREYILNAIHYMFPEVSVTAEDVESSWAGVRPLIFEKGKDPSEISRKDEIWEAESGLITIAGGKLTGYRKMGETVVDLVSKRLKEENKQKFPSSSTKYMPISGGHVGGSENFQAFIEQKAGEAVQYGLTEAEGRKLASMYGSNVDQLFKLAHAYSGTGDEKAIPAALYAQLIYSIQEEMAMSPVDFFIRRTGALFFDREWVEKWKEPVIVTMSKLLKWTEDQEQQYRKELEKELVNAVVPVDLQA, encoded by the coding sequence ATGACATTTTCAAGCACTGCAAGACAAGAAGTGAAACATACATTATCTCAAACTCAATTTGATTTAATCATTATCGGAGGAGGGATCACCGGCGCCGGAATCGCACTTGATGCATCCAAGCGGGGCATGAAGGTAGCCCTAGTGGAAATGCAGGATTTCGCAGCAGGAACCTCCAGCCGGTCAACAAAACTGGTACACGGGGGCCTGCGATACCTTAAGCAGTTCGAAGTGAAGATGGTGGCTGAAGTAGGGAAAGAACGGGAAATTGTGTATGAAAACGGTCCACACGTCACCACCCCGGAATGGATGTTGCTACCATTGCATAAAGGGGGCAGCTTCGGATCCTTCAGTACATCGATCGGATTGAAAGTGTATGACTATCTGGCAGGTGTCAAGAAAAGCGAAAGACGGTCAATGCTTTCTGCATCCGAGACCCTTTCAAAGGAACCCCTCGTGAAGAAGGAAGGCCTAAAAGGCGGAGGTTATTATGTAGAATACCGCACGGATGATGCCAGATTAACAATTGAAGTGATGAAAGAAGCAGTTGCCCACGGAGCAACGGTACTTAATTATACGAAATCACAACGTTTCCTATACAGTGATCGAAAAGTGGTAGGCATTGAAGCGGAAGATCTCGTATCAGGAGAAACGATTGAAATCCGCGGTTCAAAAATCGTCAATGCAGCAGGTCCTTGGGTGGATGATGTCCGGGGTAAGGATTACAGCACAAATGACAAACAGCTCCGGCTTACAAAAGGTGTCCATCTTGTGATAGATCAAAGCAAATTCCCGCTCAAGCAAGCTGTATATTTCGATACACCGGATGGCCGGATGGTATTTGCCATCCCCCGTGAAGGGAAAGCGTACGTTGGTACAACCGATACGGTCTTTGAACAAGATAAATCAGCGCCTCATATGACGTCTGAAGACAGGGAATATATCCTGAATGCGATCCATTATATGTTCCCGGAGGTTTCTGTTACGGCAGAAGATGTTGAATCAAGCTGGGCAGGTGTCAGACCGCTGATTTTTGAAAAAGGGAAAGATCCTTCCGAAATATCCCGTAAAGATGAAATATGGGAAGCGGAAAGCGGCCTCATCACCATTGCAGGCGGTAAACTGACCGGGTACCGGAAGATGGGGGAAACAGTCGTTGATCTTGTTTCAAAACGATTAAAAGAAGAGAATAAACAAAAATTCCCATCTTCATCCACCAAGTATATGCCGATCTCAGGCGGTCATGTTGGAGGCTCTGAAAATTTCCAGGCATTCATTGAGCAGAAGGCAGGAGAAGCTGTCCAGTACGGTCTGACGGAAGCAGAGGGCAGGAAGCTTGCATCCATGTATGGGTCAAATGTTGATCAGCTTTTCAAACTTGCACATGCCTATTCCGGGACCGGGGACGAAAAAGCGATCCCGGCAGCATTATATGCACAATTGATCTACTCCATCCAGGAAGAGATGGCCATGAGCCCTGTGGACTTCTTTATTAGACGTACAGGCGCCTTATTCTTTGACCGGGAATGGGTTGAAAAATGGAAGGAACCTGTGATTGTTACCATGTCTAAGTTATTAAAATGGACAGAGGATCAGGAACAACAATACAGAAAAGAATTGGAGAAAGAACTGGTGAATGCAGTCGTCCCGGTCGACCTTCAAGCATAA
- a CDS encoding DUF4064 domain-containing protein has translation MVKRTGEVVMGIIGIVFSALFSIAGIVVNVLMDDPEVKNAMEEEMGNDPNMQSAGMTTEEMNAMIDMIGSMGPYLIVLGVIASILGLVAVFTIVKNRKPILSGIMFILASLVIGIGTFGAGFIPGLLFLIAGIMAFARKPKKVETVY, from the coding sequence ATGGTGAAACGTACTGGAGAAGTCGTGATGGGGATCATTGGCATTGTGTTTTCCGCATTATTTTCTATCGCGGGTATAGTCGTCAACGTGTTGATGGACGATCCTGAAGTCAAGAACGCAATGGAAGAAGAAATGGGTAACGACCCGAATATGCAGTCAGCAGGCATGACAACAGAGGAAATGAATGCAATGATAGATATGATTGGATCAATGGGACCATATCTTATCGTACTTGGCGTAATCGCTTCGATACTGGGCCTTGTTGCCGTCTTCACGATTGTGAAAAACAGAAAGCCTATACTGTCCGGGATCATGTTCATCCTTGCATCACTTGTCATCGGTATCGGGACATTCGGTGCTGGATTCATACCAGGCCTATTATTCCTGATCGCCGGCATCATGGCATTTGCCCGCAAGCCTAAAAAAGTTGAGACGGTTTATTAA
- a CDS encoding putative holin-like toxin, whose translation MTTYEALTLMITFGSLIVSIIAIVISNEKKK comes from the coding sequence GTGACGACGTATGAGGCACTGACGCTGATGATCACATTCGGCTCATTGATTGTCTCCATCATTGCCATAGTTATTTCAAACGAAAAAAAGAAATAA
- a CDS encoding M24 family metallopeptidase, whose amino-acid sequence MTKQRLEVLRSWLQEESIDAAFINSTENVFYLTNFHTDPHERLMGLFVFPDADPFVVVPGMEARQVKDAGWDFEVIGYSDHENPWDFIQQAIEAKGIKGAKVCFENEVVTYGRAQSFLSKFDSPQVVNVEDKLNEMRVVKDETELEIMRRAAEMADYGVEVGVAALEEGVTEMEVLAKIEYELKKKGIREMSFSTMVLFGEKAGDPHGNPGDRKLRAGDFVLFDLGVVLEGYTSDITRTFAYKSVSDKQKEIYNTVLKAELASLEASKPGNRIGDLDQIARDIITDAGYGDYFPHRIGHGLGINVHEFPSMSHLNDGILKEGMTYTIEPGIYVPEIGGVRIEDDVLITADGHVTLTKFPKELQIIG is encoded by the coding sequence ATGACGAAACAACGATTGGAAGTATTAAGAAGCTGGTTACAGGAAGAAAGCATCGATGCTGCCTTCATCAACTCCACTGAAAACGTATTTTATCTGACAAATTTTCATACAGATCCACATGAACGCCTTATGGGATTATTTGTATTCCCTGATGCAGATCCATTTGTCGTGGTACCTGGAATGGAGGCCCGGCAAGTGAAGGATGCTGGATGGGATTTTGAAGTGATTGGGTACTCCGATCATGAAAACCCATGGGATTTCATTCAGCAGGCGATTGAAGCTAAGGGCATCAAGGGAGCGAAAGTATGCTTTGAGAATGAAGTTGTCACTTACGGAAGGGCACAGAGCTTCTTAAGCAAGTTCGATTCTCCACAAGTGGTGAACGTCGAAGATAAGCTGAATGAAATGCGTGTTGTAAAGGACGAAACCGAGCTCGAAATCATGCGCCGAGCTGCCGAAATGGCCGATTATGGGGTTGAAGTGGGTGTAGCTGCCCTGGAAGAAGGCGTCACCGAAATGGAAGTCCTTGCGAAGATTGAGTATGAATTAAAGAAGAAGGGCATCCGGGAAATGTCTTTTTCTACGATGGTGCTCTTCGGAGAAAAAGCAGGTGATCCCCATGGTAATCCAGGTGATCGCAAGCTGAGAGCCGGTGACTTCGTACTATTTGACCTGGGGGTCGTACTCGAAGGCTATACATCCGACATTACGCGGACATTTGCGTATAAATCAGTTTCTGATAAACAAAAGGAAATTTACAATACAGTCCTTAAAGCGGAACTTGCTTCCCTCGAAGCAAGTAAGCCGGGTAACCGGATCGGTGACCTTGATCAAATCGCACGGGATATCATCACAGATGCAGGATATGGTGACTACTTCCCTCACCGGATCGGACACGGACTCGGAATCAACGTACATGAATTCCCTTCGATGAGCCACCTGAATGATGGCATCCTGAAAGAAGGAATGACCTATACAATCGAACCGGGTATCTATGTGCCTGAAATCGGAGGAGTGAGAATAGAAGATGACGTCCTGATCACGGCTGATGGTCACGTTACATTAACCAAGTTCCCGAAAGAGCTTCAAATCATCGGGTGA
- a CDS encoding DNA topoisomerase III — MKVVIAEKPDQGATLAKPFSHRKRQGYIEIHPNAVFPKGAYITWAVGHLFQLQAPEKYDSKWKKWTLEDLPLIPHRFQYELQRAKAKQFSVIKELLHKKEVTEIIHAGDAGREGELIIRNIISMSKVQKPMKRLWISSLTEKSIVAGFEGLREEAEMRPLYFEAYSRACADWLVGMNASRVYSILLKQQGMSDVFSAGRVQTPTLALIVKRDEEIDRFKSEPFWEVKASFKMDDHIYEGTWEKDGESRINSRELAEKIASFCESKPAGVAEMKTERKEFAPPLLFNLSALQSTINKMYKFSPKKTLDTLQKLYQKGIVSYPRSDSQYVTKGEAETFPEILGKLKEFSPYNKWIPTPNESLMNNKRFVNDAKVSDHYAIIPTEQVTDPASLSPDEKKIYDVVVKRFIAAHHDKAVINYTTIKTLVDGRAEFISKGKQILQEGWRQVLIQTDEKEDEPLLPPVKENDSGIVKKIDIKEGKTQPPKRYTEGQLITLMKTAGKYMDNDELEKVLKKTEGLGTEATRAGIITMLKDRQYIDIQKNIVYPTDKAKVLIRAIGDNVLASAEMTAKWEQRLQKIGKGQASAPDFMEKVKVLNERLVASALEESKTWSFSDLDTGSIQRPAGKKGKRASKTSLGACLKCGGKVIDKGKFYGCANYQKSKCSFTISKTILQKRITQAVVKKVLSEGKSDRIDGFKKGEKEFSAYLSWDRTQQKIQFQFDLV, encoded by the coding sequence ATGAAAGTTGTAATAGCAGAGAAACCCGACCAGGGAGCCACTCTTGCAAAACCGTTTTCCCACCGAAAGAGGCAAGGGTACATTGAAATCCATCCAAACGCCGTGTTTCCGAAAGGTGCATACATCACGTGGGCAGTCGGCCATCTTTTTCAACTTCAGGCACCTGAGAAATATGATAGTAAATGGAAGAAATGGACGCTGGAGGACCTTCCTCTCATCCCTCATAGATTTCAATATGAATTGCAGCGGGCAAAAGCCAAACAATTTTCGGTCATAAAAGAGCTTTTACATAAGAAAGAAGTCACAGAAATCATCCATGCCGGAGATGCCGGGCGTGAAGGGGAATTGATCATCCGGAATATCATTTCCATGAGCAAGGTACAAAAGCCGATGAAGAGATTGTGGATTTCATCCCTTACTGAAAAAAGCATCGTAGCAGGCTTCGAAGGTTTGCGGGAAGAAGCGGAAATGAGACCTCTTTATTTTGAAGCTTATTCACGGGCTTGTGCCGATTGGCTTGTCGGGATGAATGCCTCCCGTGTATACAGTATCCTGCTTAAACAACAGGGCATGTCGGATGTGTTTTCGGCCGGCAGGGTACAGACCCCGACGCTTGCGCTCATTGTAAAAAGGGATGAAGAAATCGACCGTTTCAAGAGCGAGCCTTTTTGGGAAGTGAAGGCAAGCTTTAAAATGGATGATCATATTTATGAAGGAACGTGGGAAAAGGACGGAGAGAGCAGAATCAATTCCCGGGAACTTGCCGAAAAGATCGCCTCATTCTGTGAAAGCAAGCCTGCCGGGGTTGCAGAAATGAAAACCGAGCGAAAAGAATTTGCACCACCATTGCTGTTCAACCTTTCCGCCCTTCAATCGACCATAAATAAAATGTATAAGTTTTCCCCGAAGAAAACCTTGGATACCCTCCAAAAGCTTTATCAAAAAGGAATTGTATCCTATCCAAGGTCAGATTCACAATATGTGACGAAGGGGGAAGCAGAAACTTTTCCGGAAATTCTCGGAAAGCTGAAAGAATTCAGCCCATACAACAAGTGGATCCCAACCCCGAATGAAAGCTTGATGAATAATAAAAGGTTTGTGAATGATGCGAAGGTTTCAGATCACTATGCGATCATACCGACCGAGCAGGTGACGGATCCTGCCTCATTATCACCTGATGAAAAGAAAATCTATGACGTAGTCGTAAAACGATTCATCGCTGCCCATCATGATAAAGCGGTGATCAATTATACGACGATCAAGACCCTTGTCGACGGACGGGCTGAATTTATTTCCAAAGGGAAGCAGATTCTGCAGGAAGGCTGGAGACAGGTTCTTATCCAGACGGATGAAAAAGAAGACGAACCGTTACTCCCGCCGGTAAAAGAAAATGATTCCGGAATCGTAAAGAAGATTGATATCAAGGAAGGCAAGACACAGCCCCCGAAACGATATACGGAAGGACAGCTTATCACCTTGATGAAAACCGCCGGGAAATACATGGACAATGATGAATTAGAGAAAGTATTGAAGAAAACAGAAGGTCTCGGGACCGAAGCGACCAGGGCAGGAATCATCACAATGCTCAAGGACCGGCAATATATTGATATCCAAAAAAATATCGTATACCCGACAGACAAAGCGAAGGTTCTCATCAGGGCGATAGGGGATAATGTCCTTGCATCTGCCGAGATGACGGCAAAATGGGAACAGCGCCTGCAGAAAATAGGGAAGGGACAAGCTTCAGCCCCGGATTTCATGGAAAAAGTAAAAGTGTTAAATGAAAGACTGGTAGCGAGCGCCCTGGAAGAATCCAAGACCTGGAGTTTCTCAGACCTTGATACAGGATCCATCCAGAGACCTGCGGGTAAGAAAGGGAAAAGAGCATCCAAAACGAGCCTTGGTGCATGCCTGAAGTGCGGTGGCAAGGTGATTGACAAAGGGAAGTTCTATGGTTGCGCCAATTACCAAAAATCGAAATGCAGCTTTACGATATCCAAAACCATACTTCAAAAAAGGATCACCCAGGCAGTCGTGAAAAAAGTCTTATCAGAAGGAAAATCCGATCGGATTGATGGATTCAAGAAGGGTGAGAAAGAATTTTCAGCGTACCTCAGCTGGGATCGCACGCAGCAAAAAATTCAGTTTCAATTCGATCTGGTATAA
- a CDS encoding PAS domain S-box protein produces MLAGSVFKGVFYQSRVPQLIMTTDEKQIMYNPAFIKFLGYSEEDWTTKTLQDISHIQDYAVNKDYLQQLVNGDREEYQLEKRYICQDGSIKTGDLHVSLIQDKGIPYILVQVIDITEKKQVEMKKQQSEDRYRLLAENSSDVINLHDHDGHYVYLSPSIHSTLGFHPDELIGKHPNEFIHPDDVPLTEEWFNQMKNDNIPVVMTYRARRKSGEYCWFESVVKAVVDHQTDQVANIVSVSRNIDERLKVEDQIKKSEKLALLGQMAAAVAHEIRNPLTPIKGFLQLCNDKKQYNEEYVRVVINEISRVESIITDFLHLSKPHEGLNECVDIRELVKEVLTILDSDISSKGGNIHLPDVSSHTAVLGSTNGLKQVLFNILQNALDAVEHGGSISINFEWESSFLHTIIKDDGCGVPEAIMPHLGEPFYSTKEKGTGLGLLISHKIIENHGGRISYLSKTGSGTEVRIKLPLYEEYSPSTRIQQKS; encoded by the coding sequence ATGTTAGCAGGAAGTGTGTTCAAGGGTGTTTTTTATCAATCCAGGGTTCCTCAATTGATCATGACGACAGATGAAAAACAAATCATGTATAATCCTGCTTTCATAAAGTTTCTCGGCTATTCCGAAGAGGATTGGACAACTAAGACATTACAGGATATTTCACACATACAGGATTACGCCGTCAACAAAGATTACCTGCAGCAGCTCGTGAACGGTGACCGGGAAGAATATCAGCTTGAAAAGAGATATATTTGTCAGGACGGCTCAATCAAAACAGGAGATTTGCATGTCTCCCTCATCCAGGACAAAGGGATTCCTTACATCTTGGTCCAGGTCATTGATATTACGGAGAAGAAGCAAGTGGAAATGAAGAAACAGCAAAGCGAAGATAGATACCGGCTCCTGGCAGAAAATTCTTCGGATGTGATCAATCTTCACGACCATGATGGACATTATGTTTACTTATCGCCATCCATTCATTCGACCCTCGGTTTCCACCCCGATGAATTGATCGGTAAACACCCGAATGAGTTCATCCATCCAGATGATGTACCACTTACTGAAGAGTGGTTCAATCAGATGAAAAATGACAATATACCTGTGGTGATGACTTATCGGGCAAGACGTAAATCAGGGGAATACTGCTGGTTTGAAAGTGTAGTGAAGGCGGTCGTAGACCATCAGACGGATCAAGTTGCCAACATTGTATCCGTTTCAAGGAACATTGATGAAAGACTGAAAGTGGAGGATCAAATCAAGAAGTCCGAAAAATTAGCTTTGCTTGGTCAAATGGCAGCTGCCGTTGCCCATGAAATACGGAATCCCCTTACACCAATCAAAGGCTTTCTTCAATTATGCAACGATAAGAAGCAATATAATGAAGAATATGTACGTGTGGTCATAAATGAAATCAGCAGAGTTGAAAGCATCATCACTGATTTTCTGCATCTTTCTAAACCGCACGAAGGGTTGAATGAATGTGTGGATATCAGGGAATTGGTGAAGGAAGTCCTGACAATTCTCGATTCCGATATTTCCTCGAAGGGAGGGAATATCCATTTACCTGATGTTTCTTCACACACAGCCGTCTTGGGAAGTACAAATGGGCTGAAGCAGGTCCTTTTTAATATTCTGCAGAATGCGCTGGATGCTGTCGAACACGGGGGTAGCATTTCCATTAATTTTGAATGGGAGTCATCCTTCCTTCATACCATCATTAAAGATGACGGCTGTGGGGTCCCGGAAGCCATCATGCCTCACCTTGGAGAACCTTTCTATTCTACGAAGGAAAAAGGAACAGGCCTCGGCTTGCTTATTTCCCATAAAATCATTGAAAATCATGGAGGTCGTATTTCATATCTATCAAAGACCGGATCTGGTACGGAAGTGAGGATCAAACTTCCTTTATATGAAGAATACTCTCCTTCAACAAGAATCCAACAAAAGAGCTGA
- a CDS encoding type 1 glutamine amidotransferase domain-containing protein gives MKKILMVLTNASKIDDEHETGLWLSEFAEPYEEFKNQGFEVDVASLKGGRIPLDPNSLDDELTEKWKGITKELDQTMVLSQLNCHEYAGIFLPGGHGTMFDLPDSPELQKALAHFAENNKAIGAVCHGPAGFVGTKLSDGKWLVEGKSMTGFTNEEEQQTGLDSLMPFLLETKLREQGAQFEKSSAWADHVVTDGKFVTGQNPQSSQSTAEAFVKVV, from the coding sequence TTGAAGAAGATATTAATGGTTTTAACAAATGCTAGTAAAATCGATGATGAACACGAAACGGGATTATGGTTATCAGAGTTCGCCGAACCGTATGAAGAATTTAAGAATCAGGGGTTTGAAGTGGATGTGGCAAGCCTGAAAGGAGGGCGCATCCCTCTAGATCCGAACAGCCTTGATGACGAGTTGACGGAAAAATGGAAAGGAATTACGAAGGAACTTGACCAGACAATGGTCCTTTCTCAATTGAACTGTCATGAATATGCAGGCATTTTCCTTCCCGGAGGACATGGAACAATGTTCGATCTGCCTGACAGTCCGGAGCTTCAGAAAGCTTTGGCCCACTTCGCAGAGAACAATAAGGCGATCGGAGCGGTTTGCCACGGTCCTGCAGGATTTGTCGGCACCAAGCTGTCGGATGGGAAGTGGCTGGTTGAAGGGAAGTCTATGACGGGTTTCACTAATGAGGAAGAACAGCAAACAGGCCTTGATTCATTAATGCCATTCTTGTTAGAAACCAAATTAAGGGAGCAGGGCGCTCAGTTCGAGAAATCCTCTGCCTGGGCTGACCATGTCGTGACCGACGGGAAATTTGTGACCGGGCAGAATCCCCAATCCAGTCAATCAACAGCAGAAGCATTTGTGAAAGTCGTATAA
- a CDS encoding CidA/LrgA family protein has protein sequence MQAMRILMQIAILCLFYECGKWISAYFHLPIPGSIIGMLLLFLLLLTGVIKERVLMDGAGFFLRHFSFFFLPLSVSAIVLGSYFKEFGWKLLIILIVSGLVGFVATAVSADRVVKGKEDKSHGSSH, from the coding sequence ATGCAAGCCATGCGAATTCTCATGCAAATTGCCATTCTGTGTTTATTCTATGAATGTGGTAAATGGATTTCAGCCTACTTCCATTTACCGATTCCAGGCAGTATCATCGGCATGCTGCTATTATTTTTATTATTATTGACCGGAGTGATAAAAGAACGGGTATTGATGGACGGAGCAGGTTTTTTTCTCAGACATTTTTCATTCTTTTTTCTGCCTTTGTCTGTCAGTGCGATTGTACTTGGTTCATATTTCAAAGAATTTGGATGGAAATTGCTGATCATCCTGATTGTCAGCGGGTTGGTCGGGTTTGTGGCAACTGCTGTTTCAGCTGATCGCGTTGTGAAAGGGAAGGAGGATAAGAGCCATGGTTCATCTCATTAG
- a CDS encoding LrgB family protein — MVHLISSLLALSITFLYFLFAVKIHRMWPNPFTIPIFISTILLIITLLAVDMPYSRYGELTSAITYLLGPATVALAYPLYQHRKLMAENLMPIMVGILVGSGISMGLTYYLCLWLGIPTEWGRSLLIKTITTPVAVDIGGVIGAKIEVIPTVVIVTGMIGAMTIPFILRIIGIRHPISRGLPFGVISHGVGTAQAIKEGEREGAVSGAAMALTATIMSFIIPIIFLLV, encoded by the coding sequence ATGGTTCATCTCATTAGTTCTTTACTCGCCCTGTCCATCACATTCCTGTATTTTCTCTTTGCGGTGAAGATCCATCGGATGTGGCCGAATCCCTTCACAATCCCGATTTTTATCAGTACCATTCTGCTGATCATCACACTCCTCGCGGTGGATATGCCCTATAGCAGATATGGGGAGCTTACTTCAGCCATCACCTACCTACTGGGGCCGGCGACAGTAGCGCTTGCTTACCCTTTATATCAGCACCGGAAACTGATGGCTGAAAACCTGATGCCGATTATGGTCGGGATATTGGTCGGAAGCGGTATATCGATGGGGCTGACCTATTATCTCTGTCTGTGGCTGGGTATTCCAACAGAGTGGGGAAGGTCTCTATTAATCAAAACGATTACCACTCCAGTCGCAGTTGATATCGGAGGAGTGATTGGTGCCAAGATTGAAGTCATTCCAACGGTTGTCATCGTGACAGGGATGATCGGTGCCATGACGATCCCGTTCATTTTGCGCATAATCGGGATCCGTCATCCTATTTCCCGGGGGCTTCCGTTCGGTGTCATTTCCCATGGGGTCGGTACAGCACAGGCCATCAAGGAAGGAGAGAGGGAAGGTGCTGTAAGCGGTGCAGCTATGGCGCTTACAGCTACGATCATGTCTTTTATCATTCCAATCATTTTTCTGTTGGTTTGA